From the genome of Blautia pseudococcoides, one region includes:
- a CDS encoding D-alanyl-D-alanine carboxypeptidase family protein, producing the protein MFRKASVFLVLFSLIVNIALPVTVHAEGEDLITAPHGVLMEASTGTIIYEKDKDTKVYPASITKIMTLVLIFDEIAKGTLHMEDEVTTSAYAKSMGGSQVYLEEGEKQTVETMIKCIVIASGNDASVAMAEHIAGSEAEFVKRMNERAAGLNMTGTHFEDCCGLTESTNHYTTAYDVALMSRELVTKYPKILDYSSIWMENITHNTAKGSSEFGLTNTNKLLRSYDGCVGLKTGSTSLAKYCVSEVAERNGITLISVVMTAPDYKVRFKDAAAMLNLGFGACSLYVDENKDSLPKVPVKGSIQEKTSVSYEGDFRYLDTKGEALDHIQKKINLKKSTDAPVKKGSKAGTADYYLNGKKIGSVSLLFNETVEKAGYMDYVKKVFKTFF; encoded by the coding sequence ATGTTTCGGAAAGCATCTGTTTTTCTGGTCTTATTTTCCCTTATTGTCAATATAGCCCTGCCGGTCACGGTGCACGCGGAGGGGGAGGATTTGATCACCGCACCTCATGGGGTTCTGATGGAGGCATCCACAGGAACCATAATCTACGAGAAGGACAAAGACACCAAGGTCTACCCAGCCAGTATTACAAAAATTATGACTCTGGTGCTGATATTTGATGAGATCGCCAAGGGCACCCTACATATGGAGGATGAAGTGACTACAAGCGCCTACGCCAAATCCATGGGCGGTTCCCAGGTCTATCTGGAGGAGGGCGAGAAGCAGACTGTGGAGACTATGATAAAATGTATTGTCATTGCCTCCGGTAACGATGCCAGTGTGGCCATGGCGGAACACATAGCGGGAAGTGAGGCGGAGTTTGTCAAACGTATGAATGAGAGGGCAGCAGGGCTTAACATGACAGGCACGCATTTCGAGGACTGCTGCGGACTGACGGAGTCCACCAACCACTATACCACGGCATATGACGTGGCCCTCATGTCCAGGGAGCTGGTGACAAAATACCCCAAGATTTTGGATTACTCCTCCATCTGGATGGAGAATATCACCCATAATACAGCAAAGGGAAGCAGTGAGTTCGGCCTTACCAATACAAATAAGCTTCTGCGCAGCTATGACGGCTGTGTAGGACTTAAAACAGGGAGTACCAGTCTGGCAAAATACTGTGTCTCCGAGGTGGCCGAGAGAAACGGGATCACACTCATAAGCGTGGTCATGACAGCGCCTGACTATAAAGTGCGGTTTAAGGACGCAGCGGCAATGCTGAACCTGGGCTTTGGTGCCTGCAGTCTTTATGTGGACGAAAATAAAGACAGCCTGCCAAAGGTTCCGGTAAAGGGTTCCATTCAGGAAAAGACGTCTGTATCTTACGAGGGGGATTTCCGCTATCTGGATACAAAGGGGGAGGCTCTTGACCATATACAGAAGAAGATCAATCTGAAAAAAAGCACAGACGCCCCTGTAAAGAAAGGCAGCAAGGCAGGGACTGCGGATTATTATCTGAATGGAAAAAAAATAGGCAGTGTCAGCCTGTTATTTAACGAGACGGTGGAGAAGGCCGGGTATATGGATTATGTGAAAAAGGTATTCAAAACTTTTTTCTAA
- a CDS encoding putative ABC transporter permease — MIWTKSMFGIDLYHVTQWFLVYSILGWIVESIYMSICNRRITNRGFVRGPFCPIYGVGALSVFFLLRPFCDNLLLLYILGCVFPTLLEYLTARLMLSMFGEVWWDYSEKPFNYKGILCLESTIAWGFYTLGLFLFLHEGVERFVDSYPFSVGYRAGSLILFLFTADFLHTLYEKKKDSLPSSFGEVREGIRSLIYGRF; from the coding sequence ATGATTTGGACAAAGAGTATGTTTGGGATAGATCTCTACCATGTCACCCAGTGGTTTTTAGTTTACAGCATTCTGGGATGGATCGTGGAATCTATCTACATGTCAATCTGCAACAGGCGGATTACCAACAGGGGGTTTGTAAGAGGGCCGTTCTGCCCGATTTACGGAGTGGGGGCTTTATCTGTGTTTTTTCTGCTGAGACCGTTCTGCGATAACCTTCTGCTGTTATATATACTGGGCTGTGTGTTTCCCACACTGCTTGAGTATCTGACAGCCAGGCTTATGCTTTCCATGTTCGGAGAGGTGTGGTGGGATTATTCGGAGAAGCCTTTTAATTACAAAGGAATTCTCTGTCTGGAAAGCACCATAGCATGGGGATTTTATACTTTAGGCCTGTTTCTGTTTCTGCATGAAGGGGTGGAACGTTTTGTGGACAGCTATCCGTTTTCCGTTGGATACCGGGCAGGGTCCCTGATTCTGTTCTTGTTCACAGCAGATTTTTTACATACTTTATACGAAAAGAAAAAGGACAGTCTGCCTTCCTCTTTCGGAGAGGTGCGGGAGGGAATACGTTCCCTGATCTACGGCAGATTTTAA
- a CDS encoding MutS-related protein, translated as MSETTLWTGLIVIFMAVVFVTMFRENRRKRREFLQKIKKSWGQIPDREYTWDKLEQTAEYFRERKDGRFIIDDITWNDLDMDRVFMLMNQTVSSPGEDYLYYLLRTPEFDEEKLVERERLYMFFREHEEERQKVQEILTHIKKPPTASVYQAIHVTKEYDAGKPWKQVLMCLAFLLSIAAFIAVPRYGVFVFLLVTCINMGTYLKDKEVIHVYLTGFKCMMQLINSAGDLSKLKIEALFRYTKRLNTCKKGFSSFKNGANLVLDRDGFASGPESFILDYIRMMTHIDLIKFNSMMKAMKEHKAEAEEMLEIFGLLDACISIASFREAMPYYCVPEFTVYKKGSGVRMKVENLYHPLIHEPVANSIDASGGILVTGSNASGKSTFLKNVALNAILAQTVYTCTATEYAAPFFKIQTSMALRDDLESKESYYIVEIKSLKRILEESGDEAPLLCIIDEVLRGTNTIERIAASSNILAHLKKPHVLPFAATHDIELSYMLEGAYTNYHFEEEVKEDDVEFNYLLKKGRVTTRNAIRLLSMVGYDRDIVKESEAAVADFEATGIWKKVGN; from the coding sequence ATGAGTGAGACTACTTTGTGGACAGGATTGATCGTCATTTTTATGGCAGTCGTATTTGTGACCATGTTTCGGGAAAACAGGAGAAAACGAAGAGAATTTCTTCAGAAGATCAAAAAAAGCTGGGGACAGATTCCGGACCGGGAGTATACCTGGGATAAGCTGGAACAGACCGCAGAGTATTTCCGGGAGCGAAAAGACGGTCGTTTTATCATTGATGACATTACCTGGAACGATCTGGACATGGACAGAGTGTTCATGCTCATGAACCAGACCGTATCTTCCCCGGGGGAGGATTATCTGTACTATCTTCTGCGTACCCCCGAATTTGATGAGGAAAAGCTTGTGGAGAGAGAGCGGCTGTACATGTTCTTCCGGGAACATGAAGAGGAGCGGCAGAAGGTCCAGGAAATACTCACACATATCAAAAAGCCGCCCACAGCGTCTGTCTATCAGGCCATCCACGTGACGAAAGAGTATGATGCCGGGAAGCCGTGGAAGCAGGTCCTCATGTGTCTGGCCTTTCTGCTGTCCATAGCTGCCTTTATAGCGGTTCCCAGGTATGGCGTCTTTGTATTTCTGCTTGTGACCTGTATCAATATGGGCACGTATCTGAAAGACAAAGAGGTCATCCATGTTTACCTGACCGGGTTTAAATGTATGATGCAGCTCATTAACAGCGCAGGTGACCTGAGCAAGCTGAAGATAGAGGCGCTTTTCCGTTATACAAAACGTCTGAATACCTGTAAAAAAGGATTTTCCAGCTTTAAAAACGGAGCAAATCTGGTTCTGGACCGGGACGGTTTTGCCAGCGGTCCGGAGTCCTTCATTCTGGATTATATCAGGATGATGACGCATATTGATCTGATCAAATTTAACTCCATGATGAAAGCTATGAAGGAGCATAAGGCGGAAGCAGAGGAGATGCTGGAGATATTCGGACTTCTGGATGCCTGCATTTCCATTGCATCGTTCAGGGAGGCCATGCCTTATTACTGTGTACCGGAGTTTACGGTATATAAAAAGGGAAGCGGTGTGCGGATGAAGGTGGAGAATCTTTATCATCCGCTGATCCACGAACCTGTGGCAAACAGTATTGACGCGTCCGGCGGTATTCTGGTGACCGGTTCCAATGCCTCGGGTAAATCCACATTTTTGAAGAATGTGGCACTGAATGCAATTCTCGCCCAGACAGTATATACTTGTACGGCCACGGAATATGCTGCGCCGTTTTTTAAGATACAAACCTCCATGGCACTGCGGGATGACCTGGAGAGCAAGGAGAGCTATTACATTGTGGAGATCAAGTCTCTGAAGAGGATCCTGGAGGAATCCGGGGATGAGGCCCCCCTTTTGTGTATCATTGACGAGGTGCTGCGGGGGACTAACACCATAGAGCGAATTGCGGCTTCTTCCAATATTCTGGCGCACCTGAAAAAGCCTCATGTGCTTCCTTTTGCGGCAACACATGATATTGAACTTTCATATATGCTGGAGGGGGCGTACACCAACTATCATTTTGAGGAGGAAGTCAAGGAGGATGATGTGGAATTTAACTATCTGCTGAAAAAGGGCAGGGTTACCACCAGAAATGCCATCCGTCTGCTCTCTATGGTGGGTTATGACCGGGATATTGTAAAAGAATCGGAAGCCGCGGTGGCGGATTTTGAGGCCACCGGAATCTGGAAAAAGGTAGGAAATTAA
- the cls gene encoding cardiolipin synthase encodes MKKIIDLVSSRIFVFALAVLLQLVWLVALAWGMRNISTTVGWVMNILSLFLVLWLVNKKINPSYKLAWTILILVIPVFGAIVYLLFGESRVAKKMTRESEAVLTEIGNYFKEDPRTRSELQDTDRGVSIQSAYIRDYAGFPLHKNTTTKYYPVGDTMFVDMLEEIKKAEHFIFLEYFIIHDGRMWREILQVLEEKVREGVDVRLIYDDMGCVTTLPHRYYKELQKKGIKCAAFNPVRPVLNIILNNRDHRKILVIDGHTGFTGGINLADEYINEDVRFGHWKDTGVMLHGEGVWNLTVMFLQMWAVITHTRSHLPAYGPYIYHPEEFENDGFVQPYGDSPLDNEIVGENVYLNIINQAKRYVYICTPYLIIDNEMMTALCLASKKGVDVRIVTPGIPDKKMVFLLTQSYYEQLLEAGVRIFQYTPGFIHSKSFVCDDEIASVGTINLDYRSLYLHFECAVWMYKSRAVMQVKDDMEDTFPKCREICMKFCRSRNIVVRMTQSILRLFAPML; translated from the coding sequence ATGAAAAAGATTATTGACCTGGTATCCAGCCGGATCTTTGTATTTGCCCTGGCTGTGCTGCTGCAGCTTGTATGGCTGGTGGCGCTGGCATGGGGGATGAGGAATATTTCCACCACGGTGGGATGGGTTATGAACATCCTGAGCCTGTTCCTGGTACTGTGGCTGGTCAATAAGAAAATCAACCCTTCTTACAAGCTTGCCTGGACTATTTTGATCCTTGTCATCCCTGTCTTCGGTGCAATTGTGTACCTGCTGTTCGGTGAATCCCGTGTGGCGAAAAAAATGACAAGGGAATCTGAGGCAGTTCTCACGGAAATCGGCAATTATTTCAAGGAAGATCCCAGAACCAGGTCAGAGCTTCAGGATACGGACCGGGGCGTATCCATCCAATCCGCCTATATCAGGGACTATGCTGGTTTTCCTCTCCACAAGAATACCACCACCAAGTATTACCCGGTGGGGGATACCATGTTTGTGGACATGCTGGAGGAGATCAAAAAGGCAGAGCATTTTATCTTTCTGGAATATTTTATCATACATGACGGAAGAATGTGGCGGGAAATCCTTCAGGTCCTGGAGGAGAAGGTCAGGGAAGGCGTGGATGTGCGCCTGATCTATGACGATATGGGGTGTGTGACTACCCTGCCCCACAGATATTATAAAGAACTGCAGAAAAAGGGGATTAAATGTGCCGCGTTTAATCCGGTCCGGCCTGTGCTGAATATTATCCTCAACAACCGGGACCACAGAAAGATCCTGGTGATTGACGGTCATACAGGATTCACAGGCGGTATCAATCTGGCGGATGAATATATCAACGAGGATGTGCGGTTTGGGCATTGGAAAGATACCGGTGTCATGCTGCATGGGGAAGGTGTCTGGAACCTGACCGTGATGTTTCTGCAGATGTGGGCAGTGATCACCCATACTAGAAGCCATCTGCCGGCTTACGGACCTTATATTTACCATCCGGAAGAATTTGAAAATGACGGTTTTGTACAGCCCTACGGAGACAGCCCTCTGGATAACGAGATCGTTGGGGAGAATGTTTACCTGAATATCATCAACCAGGCAAAACGGTATGTGTATATCTGTACGCCGTATCTGATCATTGACAATGAGATGATGACAGCCTTGTGCCTGGCTTCCAAAAAGGGCGTGGATGTGCGGATCGTGACACCGGGAATCCCTGATAAGAAAATGGTGTTCCTCCTGACCCAGTCCTACTATGAACAGCTTCTGGAGGCAGGTGTGAGAATTTTTCAGTACACACCGGGATTTATCCATTCCAAATCTTTTGTCTGTGATGACGAGATCGCATCTGTAGGCACTATTAATCTGGACTACAGAAGCCTGTATCTGCATTTTGAATGTGCAGTGTGGATGTACAAAAGCCGGGCTGTTATGCAGGTAAAGGACGATATGGAGGATACATTTCCAAAATGCAGGGAAATCTGCATGAAGTTCTGCCGCAGCCGGAATATTGTTGTGCGTATGACACAGAGTATTCTCAGGCTATTTGCACCCATGCTTTAG
- the hemL gene encoding glutamate-1-semialdehyde 2,1-aminomutase, which translates to MTRSEELFARAVKRIPGGVNSPVRAYGAIGETPRFIQGAVGSKIFDVDGNSYTDYIGSWGPMILGHNHPAIREAVIKASENGLSFGCATAKEVEMAEFICERIPHVEMIRMVNSGTEAVMSALRAARGFTGRDKIIKFAGCYHGHTDAMLVSAGSGVMTSGVPDSAGVPKGCTQDTMIAVYNDLGSVEELLEESRGRVAAVIVEPVGANMGVVPPADGFLEGLRRLCDKHGAVLIFDEVITGFRLKFDGAAGFYGVTPDLVTYGKIIGAGMPVGAYGGRKEIMEKISPAGPVYQAGTLSGNPIAMAAGLAQLQILFEDPEIYTRLYQKGEMMFEGIRRIFVENNIPYQVNSVASLGCIFFTEEKVTDYASAKTSDTDAFAAYFKYMLNHGVHLAPSQFEAMFLSDAHTEEDIEAALKLIKEYFYA; encoded by the coding sequence ATGACAAGATCAGAGGAATTATTTGCGCGCGCCGTAAAACGGATTCCCGGAGGCGTAAACAGCCCTGTGAGAGCTTACGGCGCCATTGGGGAGACTCCGCGTTTTATACAGGGGGCAGTGGGAAGTAAAATATTTGATGTGGACGGCAATTCCTACACGGATTACATTGGCTCCTGGGGACCTATGATCTTAGGACATAACCATCCTGCCATCCGTGAAGCGGTGATCAAGGCCAGTGAAAACGGGTTAAGCTTTGGCTGTGCCACCGCCAAAGAGGTGGAGATGGCCGAATTTATCTGTGAAAGGATCCCCCATGTGGAGATGATCCGTATGGTAAATTCCGGCACAGAGGCCGTGATGAGTGCCCTCCGGGCCGCCAGAGGTTTTACCGGCAGGGATAAGATCATTAAGTTTGCAGGATGCTACCATGGCCACACAGATGCCATGCTGGTGAGTGCGGGAAGCGGTGTCATGACCAGCGGTGTGCCGGACAGTGCCGGTGTGCCCAAGGGCTGCACACAGGATACCATGATCGCTGTGTATAATGATCTGGGGAGTGTGGAAGAACTTCTGGAGGAGAGCAGAGGCCGGGTGGCTGCTGTGATCGTGGAGCCTGTGGGTGCCAACATGGGTGTGGTCCCACCTGCTGACGGATTTCTGGAGGGACTCCGGAGGCTGTGTGATAAGCACGGGGCAGTGCTGATCTTTGATGAAGTCATTACAGGCTTCCGGCTGAAATTTGACGGTGCCGCAGGATTTTACGGCGTGACACCGGACCTTGTCACCTATGGAAAGATCATCGGCGCGGGAATGCCCGTGGGTGCTTATGGCGGAAGAAAAGAGATCATGGAAAAAATCTCCCCCGCAGGTCCGGTGTACCAGGCGGGAACACTCAGCGGAAACCCCATTGCCATGGCAGCAGGCCTGGCACAGCTTCAAATCCTGTTTGAGGATCCGGAGATTTATACAAGGCTGTACCAGAAAGGGGAGATGATGTTCGAGGGGATCCGCAGGATTTTCGTGGAGAATAATATCCCATATCAGGTGAACAGCGTGGCATCTCTTGGATGTATTTTCTTTACAGAAGAGAAGGTGACGGACTATGCATCTGCAAAAACTTCGGATACAGATGCTTTTGCTGCATATTTTAAATATATGCTGAACCACGGCGTACATCTGGCACCTTCCCAGTTTGAAGCCATGTTCCTGTCAGATGCCCATACAGAAGAGGATATAGAAGCAGCACTGAAGCTGATAAAGGAATATTTTTATGCATGA
- the rnhA gene encoding ribonuclease HI, whose translation MLVKIYTDGSARGNPDGPGGYGCVLHYTDAKGTLHEREFSQGYVRTTNNRMELMAAIVGMEALTKPCEVELYSDSKYLVDAFNQHWIDGWLKKGWKRGKNEPVKNVDLWKRLLKAKEPHRVTFIWVKGHDGHEMNERCDYLATSAADGDDLLVDPGV comes from the coding sequence ATGCTTGTAAAAATATATACAGACGGTTCTGCCAGGGGCAACCCGGACGGACCGGGAGGATACGGCTGTGTCCTCCACTATACAGATGCCAAAGGAACGCTGCATGAGCGTGAATTTTCCCAGGGATACGTGCGCACCACCAACAACCGCATGGAGCTGATGGCAGCTATTGTGGGCATGGAGGCACTGACAAAACCCTGTGAGGTGGAACTGTACTCAGATTCCAAATATCTGGTGGATGCTTTTAACCAGCACTGGATTGACGGCTGGCTGAAAAAGGGCTGGAAACGGGGGAAAAATGAGCCGGTAAAGAATGTGGATTTATGGAAGCGGCTGTTAAAAGCAAAAGAGCCTCACCGTGTTACTTTTATCTGGGTGAAAGGGCATGACGGACACGAAATGAATGAACGGTGTGACTATCTGGCAACCAGCGCAGCGGATGGGGATGATCTGCTGGTGGATCCGGGGGTGTAA
- the alaS gene encoding alanine--tRNA ligase, with amino-acid sequence MQKYGVNELRKMFLEFFEGKGHLAMKSFSLVPHNDKSLLLINSGMAPLKPYFTGAEVPPRKRVTTCQKCIRTGDIENVGKTARHGTFFEMLGNFSFGDYFKKEAIRWSWEFLTEVVGLDADRLYPSVYLDDDDAYDIWNKEIGIPADRIFRFGKEDNFWEHGAGPCGPCSEVYYDRGERYGCKEPGCTVGCECDRYMEVWNNVFTQFENDGEGHYEELQQKNIDTGMGLERLAVAVQDVDSIFDIDTICALRNKVCELTHTEYKKDENVDISIRLITDHIRSATFMISDGIMPTNEGRGYVLRRLIRRAARHGRLLGVKGNFLAELSSTVIEGSKDGYPELDEKRDFIFNVLTKEEEQFSKTIDQGLHILEEMEAEMKAAGSTQLSGENAFKLYDTYGFPLDLTKEILEEKEISIDEAGFKAAMEEQREKARKAREVTNYMGADATVYDEIDPKVTTEFVGYDNLSHQSKITVLTTETEIVEALTEDEKGTVFVEETPFYATMGGQEGDKGLIVLGDAQFVVEDTIKLRGGKVGHVGRLTKGMLKTGDVVTLKVSAKDRADTCKNHSATHLLQKALKTVLGSHVEQKGSLVTPDRLRFDFAHFQAMTREELARVEAMVNEEIQAALPVVTEVMSIEDAKKTGAMALFGEKYGDSVRVVSMGDFSKELCGGTHVSNTGVITTFKIVSEAGIAAGVRRIEALTGDGVFGYYKEMEQKLAQIASLLKTTPAEAADKIAHLQAEVKELHSENESLKAKLAQEAVGDVMNQVKEIKGTKLLAVSVADVDMNGLRDLGDQLKEKLGEGVVVLASVNSGKVNLLAMVTDSAMKGGAHAGNLVKGMAAVVGGGGGGRPNMAQAGGKNPEKVPEALEKAAELLEGQLK; translated from the coding sequence GTGCAAAAATACGGAGTGAACGAACTTCGGAAAATGTTTTTGGAGTTCTTTGAAGGAAAAGGCCATCTGGCTATGAAGAGTTTTTCTCTTGTTCCCCATAATGATAAGAGTTTATTGTTGATCAATTCCGGTATGGCGCCGCTGAAGCCATATTTTACAGGCGCTGAGGTGCCGCCCAGAAAAAGGGTGACCACCTGTCAGAAGTGTATCCGTACCGGTGATATTGAAAATGTAGGTAAGACTGCCCGTCACGGCACTTTTTTTGAGATGCTGGGAAACTTCTCGTTTGGAGATTATTTTAAGAAGGAGGCAATCCGCTGGTCCTGGGAATTTTTGACCGAGGTTGTGGGACTTGACGCGGACCGTCTGTATCCTTCTGTCTATCTTGACGATGACGACGCGTATGATATCTGGAATAAGGAAATTGGTATTCCGGCTGACCGTATTTTCCGTTTCGGAAAAGAGGACAACTTCTGGGAGCACGGTGCAGGCCCCTGCGGACCATGCTCTGAGGTATATTATGACAGAGGCGAGAGGTACGGATGCAAGGAACCGGGCTGTACGGTAGGCTGTGAGTGCGACCGTTACATGGAAGTGTGGAATAATGTATTCACCCAGTTTGAAAATGACGGGGAAGGACACTACGAAGAACTGCAGCAGAAGAACATTGACACAGGCATGGGCCTGGAGCGTCTGGCTGTTGCTGTGCAGGACGTGGATTCCATCTTTGATATTGATACTATCTGTGCCCTTCGGAATAAAGTCTGTGAGCTGACACACACAGAGTATAAAAAAGACGAGAACGTGGATATTTCCATCCGTCTGATCACGGACCATATCCGTTCCGCCACGTTTATGATTTCCGATGGTATTATGCCGACTAACGAAGGAAGAGGATACGTGCTGCGCCGCCTGATCCGCCGTGCTGCCCGTCATGGCCGTCTTTTGGGCGTCAAAGGGAATTTCCTTGCAGAACTCAGCAGCACAGTGATCGAAGGCTCTAAGGATGGCTATCCGGAGCTGGATGAGAAAAGAGATTTCATCTTCAATGTGCTGACAAAGGAAGAGGAACAGTTCAGCAAGACCATTGACCAGGGCCTTCATATTCTGGAAGAGATGGAAGCGGAGATGAAAGCAGCGGGAAGCACACAGCTTTCCGGTGAGAATGCATTTAAATTATACGATACCTATGGCTTCCCTCTGGATCTGACAAAAGAGATCCTGGAAGAAAAAGAGATCTCTATTGATGAGGCCGGTTTCAAGGCCGCTATGGAAGAGCAGAGAGAGAAGGCCAGGAAAGCCCGCGAAGTGACCAACTATATGGGCGCTGACGCTACGGTATACGATGAGATAGACCCTAAAGTCACCACAGAGTTTGTGGGTTATGACAATCTGTCCCATCAGTCCAAAATCACAGTTCTCACAACCGAGACAGAGATTGTGGAGGCTTTGACAGAGGATGAGAAGGGGACCGTATTCGTGGAAGAGACTCCTTTCTATGCCACCATGGGCGGACAGGAAGGTGACAAAGGCCTTATTGTTCTGGGGGATGCCCAGTTTGTTGTAGAAGACACCATCAAGCTGCGCGGCGGCAAAGTGGGCCATGTGGGAAGACTGACAAAAGGTATGTTAAAGACAGGTGATGTGGTGACACTGAAAGTCAGCGCAAAAGACCGCGCAGATACCTGTAAGAACCACAGTGCCACACATCTGCTGCAGAAAGCCCTGAAGACAGTTCTCGGCTCCCATGTAGAACAGAAGGGTTCTCTGGTAACACCGGACAGGCTGCGTTTTGACTTTGCACATTTCCAGGCTATGACCCGGGAGGAACTGGCCCGGGTGGAGGCAATGGTCAATGAGGAGATCCAGGCAGCACTTCCTGTTGTGACAGAGGTTATGAGCATTGAGGATGCCAAGAAGACAGGAGCAATGGCTCTCTTTGGAGAAAAGTACGGGGACAGCGTGCGCGTGGTTTCCATGGGAGATTTCTCCAAAGAATTGTGCGGCGGTACCCATGTATCCAATACAGGTGTGATCACTACCTTTAAGATCGTATCTGAGGCAGGCATTGCAGCCGGTGTGCGCCGTATAGAGGCACTGACCGGTGACGGTGTGTTTGGTTACTATAAAGAGATGGAACAGAAGCTGGCTCAGATCGCGTCCCTTTTGAAAACCACTCCGGCGGAGGCCGCAGACAAGATCGCTCATCTGCAGGCAGAGGTGAAAGAACTCCATAGTGAGAACGAATCCCTGAAAGCCAAACTGGCACAGGAAGCAGTGGGTGATGTGATGAACCAGGTAAAAGAGATAAAAGGCACAAAACTTCTGGCTGTATCCGTGGCAGATGTGGATATGAACGGGCTTCGCGACTTAGGCGACCAGTTAAAAGAGAAACTGGGTGAAGGTGTAGTAGTTCTTGCCAGCGTGAACAGCGGCAAAGTAAACTTGCTGGCTATGGTGACGGACAGCGCTATGAAGGGCGGAGCACATGCAGGAAATCTGGTGAAGGGCATGGCAGCAGTGGTCGGCGGCGGCGGCGGCGGACGTCCGAACATGGCTCAGGCCGGCGGAAAAAATCCGGAAAAAGTGCCGGAAGCCCTGGAAAAAGCGGCAGAATTGCTGGAAGGCCAGTTAAAATAA
- a CDS encoding YczE/YyaS/YitT family protein encodes MERKNKRIGMAFIGIIMTAVSVGIFRYADFGVDPYCVLLTGLARIFYTSFTITANVICALLLVFAWRMKKSLVGVSTLLNLLIYGVVADGVFAALKSVSETPALSVRIICLTGALFLLAFSGAMYYTADLGVSTYDAIALIMADRKIGKFKYCRIAIDLTCLTAGILAGGEIGIATVIIALTVGPLIQYFRTNLAEPFLEGRKIPAFLS; translated from the coding sequence ATGGAAAGAAAAAATAAAAGGATAGGCATGGCATTCATAGGTATTATTATGACTGCGGTCAGTGTGGGGATTTTTCGTTATGCGGATTTTGGGGTTGACCCTTACTGTGTTCTGCTGACAGGACTGGCTCGGATATTCTATACCAGCTTTACCATCACAGCCAATGTGATATGTGCCCTGCTTCTGGTATTTGCCTGGAGGATGAAAAAAAGTCTGGTGGGCGTGTCCACGCTTTTAAATCTGCTCATATACGGCGTGGTGGCAGATGGGGTGTTCGCAGCGCTGAAAAGTGTTTCCGAGACCCCTGCTCTCAGTGTCAGAATCATATGTCTTACAGGCGCCCTATTCCTTCTGGCATTTTCGGGTGCTATGTATTATACCGCAGACTTAGGGGTTTCCACCTATGATGCCATTGCTCTCATCATGGCTGACAGAAAGATCGGAAAATTTAAATACTGCAGGATCGCCATTGACCTTACCTGCCTGACCGCAGGGATCCTGGCAGGTGGGGAGATCGGGATCGCAACCGTCATCATTGCCCTTACAGTGGGTCCGCTTATCCAGTATTTCCGCACCAATTTGGCAGAACCATTCCTGGAAGGCCGCAAAATTCCCGCTTTTCTTTCTTGA
- a CDS encoding cupin domain-containing protein, translated as MRSSVVAEDKNLKEQISHGNYAFPVDVHSEFFQSEGIGAPSYFVCHWHPETELMIVLDGSMRYQVNETIHDMKKGEGLFINSNCLHMGTAVSGQASTMPRH; from the coding sequence ATGAGATCATCGGTGGTGGCAGAGGATAAAAATTTAAAGGAGCAGATATCCCATGGAAATTACGCATTTCCTGTGGATGTGCACAGTGAATTTTTCCAGTCAGAGGGAATCGGCGCTCCCTCCTACTTTGTCTGTCATTGGCATCCCGAAACGGAGCTGATGATAGTTCTGGACGGTTCCATGCGGTATCAGGTCAATGAGACCATCCATGATATGAAGAAGGGAGAGGGTCTTTTTATCAATTCCAACTGTCTGCATATGGGCACAGCCGTAAGCGGCCAGGCCTCCACTATGCCGCGGCATTGA
- the rpsU gene encoding 30S ribosomal protein S21, translating into MSNVIVKENETLDSALRRFKRSCAKAGIQQEIRKREHYEKPSVRRKKKSEAARKRKYN; encoded by the coding sequence ATGTCAAATGTAATCGTAAAAGAAAACGAAACTTTGGATAGCGCTTTACGTCGTTTCAAGCGTAGCTGTGCAAAAGCAGGCATTCAGCAGGAAATCCGTAAAAGAGAGCATTACGAGAAACCAAGCGTTCGTCGTAAGAAAAAATCTGAAGCAGCTAGAAAACGTAAATATAATTAA